A single genomic interval of Musa acuminata AAA Group cultivar baxijiao chromosome BXJ3-4, Cavendish_Baxijiao_AAA, whole genome shotgun sequence harbors:
- the LOC135636182 gene encoding beta-fructofuranosidase, insoluble isoenzyme 3-like, whose product MGSPNRVWTAWLFVVCVYWCFCSMERNKMFVEPSHIVYEELQSVSPALVNDELKPRYHFRSARNWLNDPNGPMYYKGIYHFFYQYNPYGSVWGNIVWAHSVSTDLINWKALAPAIYPSEPFDIYGCWSGSATVLPGDKPVILYTGVDPEQRQVQNIAFPANLSDPYLREWTKPDYNPVIPPELGVNASAFRDPTTAWYAPNKHWTLVVGSKRDRRGMAILYRSKDFVHWIKAKHPLHSSKDIGMWECPDFFPVAAKGRQGLDTSAYGDGVKHVLKVSLDATRYEYYTVGKYFHYMDKYVPDVTSSDDHTGLRYDYGNFYASKTFYDPAKKRRILWGWANESDSAYTDKDKGWAGVQAIPRSIWLDDSGRQLVQWPIEEFETLRDKHIFVKSKNIPSGGFLEVKEMQTAQADVEVTFDVASLEKAEEFDPYYVDDAQAFCAKKTAETKGGVGPFGLLVLASANREERTAVFFRIFKAQSKYMVLMCHDPTRSSKRESTYKPTFAGFVDIDVTKTRKISLRSLIDHSVVESFGAGGKTCITSRVYPSVAIGENAHLFVFNNGAQDVKLSELNAWEITEPEMNDEIIY is encoded by the exons ATGGGATCACCCAATCGAGTTTGGACAGCATGGCTATTTGTGGTTTGTGTTTACTGGTGCTTTTGTTCCATGGAGAGGAACAAAATGTTTGTGGAGCCATCTCATATAGTGTATGAAGAGCTTCAATCTGTTTCACCTGCCTTGGTAAATGACGAGTTAAAACCAAGATATCACTTCCGATCCGCTAGAAATTGGCTCAATG ATCCGAacg GGCCTATGTACTACAAAGGCATCTACCACTTCTTCTACCAGTACAATCCATATGGTTCAGTGTGGGGCAACATCGTGTGGGCCCACTCGGTCTCCACGGACCTGATCAATTGGAAGGCACTCGCCCCCGCCATCTACCCGTCAGAACCATTCGACATCTACGGGTGTTGGTCGGGCTCCGCTACTGTTCTTCCCGGCGACAAGCCCGTGATCCTGTACACCGGCGTCGACCCAGAGCAACGCCAAGTCCAAAACATCGCGTTCCCCGCCAACCTATCCGACCCTTACCTCCGGGAATGGACTAAGCCGGACTACAACCCAGTGATACCCCCGGAACTTGGCGTCAACGCCAGTGCCTTTCGAGACCCAACAACGGCGTGGTACGCCCCGAACAAGCACTGGACTCTGGTTGTAGGCAGCAAGAGAGACAGAAGAGGCATGGCGATCTTGTACAGGAGCAAAGATTTCGTGCACTGGATCAAGGCGAAGCACCCGCTGCACTCCTCTAAGGATATCGGCATGTGGGAGTGCCCGGACTTCTTCCCGGTGGCGGCGAAGGGAAGGCAAGGGTTAGACACGTCTGCGTACGGTGACGGGGTGAAGCATGTGTTGAAGGTTAGCTTGGACGCGACGAGATACGAGTACTATACTGTCGGGAAGTACTTCCATTATATGGATAAGTACGTGCCGGATGTTACATCGTCGGATGATCATACTGGTTTAAGGTATGATTACGGGAACTTTTACGCATCCAAGACGTTCTATGATCCTGCTAAGAAGAGGAGGATACTGTGGGGTTGGGCGAATGAATCGGACAGTGCGTATACCGACAAGGACAAGGGTTGGGCAGGAGTTCAA GCAATTCCAAGATCTATCTGGCTAGATGACAGTGGACGACAGCTTGTCCAATGGCCGATTGAGGAGTTCGAAACCCTTAGAGACAAACACATCTTTGTCAAGAGCAAGAACATCCCAAGTGGTGGTTTCTTGGAAGTTAAAGAAATGCAAACAGCGCAG GCGGATGTGGAGGTGACATTCGACGTTGCAAGTCTAGAAAAGGCTGAGGAGTTTGATCCATATTATGTCGACGATGCTCAAGCATTCTGCGCCAAAAAGACAGCAGAAACCAAGGGTGGGGTTGGGCCATTTGGACTGCTGGTTTTGGCCTCAGCCAACCGAGAAGAGAGAACTGCTGTCTTCTTCAGGATCTTCAAAGCTCAAAGCAAGTATATGGTCCTCATGTGCCATGATCCTACCAG ATCATCGAAGAGGGAAAGTACGTACAAACCCACTTTTGCCGGCTTCGTTGACATCGATGTTACAAAAACAAGAAAGATATCTCTTAGAAGTTTG aTCGATCACTCTGTTGTGGAGAGTTTTGGAGCCGGAGGCAAGACATGTATCACATCAAGGGTTTATCCTAGTGTGGCTATAGGAGAAAATGCTCATCTCTTTGTGTTCAACAACGGTGCACAGGATGTGAAGCTCTCCGAACTGAATGCATGGGAGATCACAGAACCGGAAATGAATGATGAAATCATTTACTGA
- the LOC103982386 gene encoding protein BOLA1, chloroplastic encodes MGSRGANVLLSRANRIRQKLQSALEASVLEIEDVSYQHAGHAGVQGDANETHFNIKIVSSKFEGQTLVKRHRMVYELLGDELKSGLHAISIAAKTPQESGSANV; translated from the coding sequence ATGGGTTCACGAGGTGCCAATGTTCTGCTTTCCAGAGCTAACAGAATCAGGCAAAAGCTGCAGTCTGCTCTGGAAGCAAGTGTTTTGGAAATTGAAGATGTTTCATATCAGCATGCCGGTCATGCAGGTGTTCAAGGAGATGCAAATGAGACTCACTTTAACATTAAGATTGTCTCTTCAAAGTTTGAAGGGCAGACCCTAGTGAAACGTCATCGAATGGTATATGAACTTCTAGGTGATGAACTGAAATCTGGACTTCATGCTATCTCCATTGCTGCAAAAACTCCACAAGAGTCAGGGTCAGCCAATGTCTAG
- the LOC135586969 gene encoding sugar transport protein 10-like, translated as MRPSPCFHGASDLCLIFLDDQAKRRYKKELSHQRYRGAQKGSRSKTLAFPRSPQRRRACAEMAGGGLAPSNGDVKHYNGRVTSFVIVTCVIAATGGLIFGYDIGVSGGVTSMDEFLEKFFPSVYQQEKTASGSKNQWCQFDSQMLTSFTSSLYVAGLISTYFASMVTQAFGRKSSMLFGGAAFLLGSAINGVAMNVAMLIIGRILLGVGVGFANQAVPLYLSEMAPPQLRGALNMGFQMATTIGIFVAGLVNYGTGKLHAGYGWRISVALAAVPALIMTLGAIALPDTPNSLVERGLRDQAKATLQKIRGTDDVEAELQDMIKASEEAKKVSDPWSSILRPEHRPHLVMAIAIPMFQQLTGINVIMFYAPVLFKTIGFGDSASLMSAVISGLVNVFATTVSIATVDKFGRRVLFLEGGIQMVVSQVAVGAILGTFFGDAGTGKLSPGLANLVLALICVYVAAFAWSWGPLGWLVPSEIFPLNIRSAGQSIVVGVNFFFTFVIAQLFLMALCHLKSGLFHLFAAFVVVMTLFVVFLVPETKGVPIEEMTLVWKKHWFWKKYMLDDRITPSEHRRED; from the exons ATGCGCCCGAGCCCCTGCTTTCATGGCGCGTCAGAcctttgtttgatcttcttggacGACCAAGCGAAGAGGAGGTATAAAAAGGAGCTGAGCCACCAGCGTTATCGTGGAGCCCAAAAGGGAAGCAGAAGTAAAACTCTTGCCTTCCCTCGTTCACCACAGAGACGGAGAGCTTGCGCTGAGATGGCAGGTGGTGGGTTAGCGCCCTCAAATGGCGACGTGAAGCACTACAATGGCCGTGTCACATCCTTCGTGATCGTCACTTGCGTGATCGCGGCCACCGGTGGCCTAATCTTCGGCTACGACATTGGCGTCTCGG GGGGTGTGACTTCCATGGATGAATTCCTTGAGAAGTTCTTCCCATCGGTGTACCAGCAGGAGAAGACGGCCAGCGGGTCGAAGAACCAATGGTGCCAGTTCGACAGCCAAATGCTGACGTCCTTCACGTCGTCCCTCTACGTCGCGGGGCTCATCTCCACCTACTTCGCGTCCATGGTGACGCAGGCATTTGGCAGGAAGTCATCCATGCTGTTCGGCGGAGCGGCCTTCCTCCTGGGCTCGGCCATCAATGGCGTCGCCATGAACGTGGCCATGCTCATCATCGGCCGCATTCTGCTCGGTGTCGGCGTGGGGTTCGCCAACCAGGCCGTCCCGCTTTACTTGTCCGAGATGGCACCGCCGCAGCTCCGAGGGGCGCTCAACATGGGGTTCCAGATGGCCACCACCATCGGCATCTTCGTCGCCGGCCTTGTGAATTATGGCACGGGAAAGCTCCATGCGGGATACGGGTGGCGCATATCGGTGGCCCTTGCTGCCGTGCCGGCTCTCATCATGACCCTTGGTGCCATCGCCCTCCCCGACACCCCCAACTCCCTCGTCGAGCGTGGCCTGCGCGACCAGGCCAAGGCCACGCTTCAGAAGATCCGGGGGACCGACGACGTCGAGGCGGAGCTGCAGGACATGATCAAGGCGAGCGAGGAGGCGAAGAAGGTGAGCGACCCCTGGAGTAGCATCCTCCGCCCGGAGCACCGCCCGCATCTCGTCATGGCCATCGCCATCCCCATGTTCCAGCAGCTCACCGGCATCAACGTGATCATGTTCTACGCGCCGGTGCTCTTTAAGACCATCGGCTTCGGGGACAGCGCCTCGCTCATGTCGGCCGTCATCTCCGGCCTCGTCAACGTCTTCGCGACCACCGTGTCCATCGCAACCGTCGACAAGTTCGGCCGCAGGGTCCTGTTCCTGGAGGGCGGGATTCAGATGGTGGTGAGCCAGGTGGCCGTCGGGGCCATCCTGGGGACCTTCTTCGGGGATGCCGGCACCGGGAAGCTCTCGCCAGGGTTGGCCAACCTGGTGCTGGCCCTCATCTGCGTCTACGTCGCAGCGTTCGCGTGGTCGTGGGGGCCGCTCGGCTGGCTGGTGCCCAGCGAGATCTTCCCGCTCAACATCCGGTCGGCGGGACAGTCGATCGTGGTCGGCGTCAACTTCTTCTTCACCTTCGTCATCGCGCAGCTCTTCCTCATGGCGCTCTGCCACCTCAAATCGGGTCTGTTCCACCTGTTCGCTGCCTTCGTGGTAGTGATGACATTGTTCGTCGTCTTCCTGGTGCCCGAGACGAAGGGCGTGCCCATCGAAGAGATGACTCTGGTGTGGAAGAAGCACTGGTTTTGGAAGAAGTACATGCTCGACGACCGCATCACGCCATCGGAGCACCGGCGAGAAGACTGA
- the LOC135636150 gene encoding uncharacterized protein LOC135636150 isoform X2 produces MCQETMISGVEEKMDSVEKLNALLDACSKLGIETSPRIVGDVGIIPLFSWYHKSFDTEKDISGIRIPSLEMACKDFHSCKWPLQLANGDVALAHFFDIMNEKNHNLFEEIRKTSCHLITFSHFVPRQDLCPEKRMLFYPNLPKIIGSDFLEVRIRSIHGENIGRSPCHIFGHTHFCWDAVLDGVRYVQSPLAYPRERKRRMNGGEDWLPFCIYDKGFTDRLSPSYWSDYYSKIKRDPENTDLAPWVARFYAR; encoded by the exons ATGTGCCAGGAAACCATGATCTCTGGTGTCGAAGAGAAG ATGGACTCTGTGGAGAAGCTGAACGCTTTGCTTGATGCATGCAGCAAACTAGGAATAGAAACCTCTCCAAGAATTGTGGGGGATGTGGGTATCATTCCTTTGTTTTCATGGTATCACAAG AGTTTTGACACAGAGAAAGATATCAGTGGCATTCGAATTCCATCACTTGAGATG GCATGCAAGGATTTTCACTCATGCAAGTGGCCTTTACAACTAGCAAATGGTGATGTTGCCCTTGCTCACTTCTTTGATATTATGAATGAGAAGAACCATAATTTGTTCGAAGAGATACGAAAGACTAGTTGTCATTTGATAACATTCTCTCATTTTGTTCCAAG GCAAGATTTATGCCCGGAGAAGAGGATGCTTTTCTACCCAAACCTTCCAAAGATAATAGGCTCTGATTTTTTGGAGGTCAGAATAAGGTCTATACATGGAGAGAATATAGGCAGATCACCGTGCCATATTTTTGGCCATACACACTTCTGCTGGGATGCCGTACTTGATGGTGTCAG GTATGTTCAATCACCTTTAGCTTATCCCAGggaaaggaagaggaggatgaaTGGTGGTGAAGACTGGTTGCCATTTTGCATCTACGATAAGGGATTCACTGATAGATTATCACCTTCATACTGGTCTGATTACTACTCCAAAATCAAAAGAGATCCAGAAAATACTGATCTTGCACCATGGGTCGCCAGATTCTACGCAAGGTAG